The DNA segment TTGAACAATTTGATTTTTCTTTTGTTGCAATAGGTAATTGTGAAATACGTGAACGAATTCAAAATGAATTAGTCGCTGCAGGTTTTAATATTGCTAATTTGATCTCAACTACTGCCTCTGTTCATTCATCGATTAAGTTAGGCAAAGGCATATTAATTGTTGGTAATGCGTGTATCAATATCGGCTCATCTATTGGTGATGGGGCAATAATCAATACCAATGCCGCTGTCGATCATGATTGCCAAATATCGGCTTTTGCTCATATTTGCCCTAACGTCGCACTTGCTGGTGAAGTGTTTGTAGGCGAACTAACTTGGGTAGGTATTGGTAGCTCGGTAATTCAACAATTAAAGCTAGGGGCTGGTTCAATGATTGGCGCAGGTAGCGCGGTTATTAATGATGTTCCTGTAAATACTAAAGTAGCAGGTTGCCCTGCTAAACCTATTTAAAAATATGCAAGAGCAATTTATATTGTTCTGCCTTAATTAGAATCCATTTATGTTAAATACAAAATTCTCTCCATGGCCATCTTTTACTCAAGAAGAAGCCGATAAAGTATCTGAAGTTTTATTATCAAATAAAGTTAATTACTGGACTGGGCAAGAAGGGCGTGAATTCGAAAAAGAATTTTCGACTTTTACTGATTGTGAATATGCCATTGCTTTAGGTAACGGCACACTTGCTCTTGATATAGCGCTTGTTGCGTTAGGTATCGGTGCCCGTAATGGTGGTAGTGACACAGATGAAGTTATTGTAACTTCTCGTACTTTCTTAGCTTCAGCCTCTTCAATTGTTACTGCAGGCGCTCGTCCTGTATTTGCCGATGTTGATGCTAACTCTCAAAATATTACAGCAGATACTGTTAATGATGTTTTGACTGAGAATACTAAAGCAATTATTGCTGTCCATTTAGTTGGCCTTCCATGTGAAATGGATGAATTAATGGCTATTGCTGATGTACATAACTTAAAGGTTATCGAAGATTGTGCACAGGCGCATGGTGCCAAATATAAAGGAAAATCCGTTGGCTCTATTGGTCATGTTGGTTGTTGGTCATTCTGTCAGGATAAAATCATGACTACCGGGGGTGAAGGTGGCATGGTAACTACTAATGATGAGCTGCTATGGCGAATGATGTGGTCTTATAAAGATCATGGCAAGTCTTATGCTAGAGTGTATGAAAAATCACACCCACAAGGCTTTCGTTGGTTACATGAATCATTTGGTACAAACTGGCGTTTAACTGAAATGCAATCGGCTGTTGGCCGTATTCAAATACGCCGTATGCCAGGGTGGTTTGCTTTACGTAGTAATTATGCAGATATGATCGCGTCAGCTTGTTCTGAGTTTTCATGTATACGAGTACCTACGGTACCCGAATACATGGAACATGCTAATTATAAGTATTATGTATTTGTTCGTCCTGAGTTGCTTGGTTCAGGTTGGGATAGAGATCG comes from the Thalassotalea nanhaiensis genome and includes:
- a CDS encoding acetyltransferase — its product is MNNSKKQIALIGGGGHGKVCASIAEELGYTVVFFDDAFPEVGTCGKWPIIGTKKDLIARIEQFDFSFVAIGNCEIRERIQNELVAAGFNIANLISTTASVHSSIKLGKGILIVGNACINIGSSIGDGAIINTNAAVDHDCQISAFAHICPNVALAGEVFVGELTWVGIGSSVIQQLKLGAGSMIGAGSAVINDVPVNTKVAGCPAKPI
- a CDS encoding DegT/DnrJ/EryC1/StrS family aminotransferase; this translates as MLNTKFSPWPSFTQEEADKVSEVLLSNKVNYWTGQEGREFEKEFSTFTDCEYAIALGNGTLALDIALVALGIGARNGGSDTDEVIVTSRTFLASASSIVTAGARPVFADVDANSQNITADTVNDVLTENTKAIIAVHLVGLPCEMDELMAIADVHNLKVIEDCAQAHGAKYKGKSVGSIGHVGCWSFCQDKIMTTGGEGGMVTTNDELLWRMMWSYKDHGKSYARVYEKSHPQGFRWLHESFGTNWRLTEMQSAVGRIQIRRMPGWFALRSNYADMIASACSEFSCIRVPTVPEYMEHANYKYYVFVRPELLGSGWDRDRIVSEINALGVPCMQGSCSEVYLEKAFDNTGFRPEVRLPVARELGDTSLMFLVHPTLTESEMEKTILTIKEVFSKAQF